Proteins encoded by one window of Aphidius gifuensis isolate YNYX2018 linkage group LG2, ASM1490517v1, whole genome shotgun sequence:
- the LOC122850511 gene encoding nuclear transcription factor Y subunit gamma-like, which translates to MFSLLTTDETSSNNKHRLRRGLSQMRNENRGKVDNIQTDESDSSIKLPRSSKNDEKIDDHQYVTKADLKSFAADLISQFNESQVSKKQKMSHKDQDSPDDLKISSKSSSHKKENNNNNNNNNNNNNNNNNNNNNNNNNNNNNNNNNNNNNNNNNNNNNNNNNNNNNNNNNNNNNNNNNNNNNNNNNNN; encoded by the exons atgttttcCCTACTAACAACAGATGAAACCAgttcaaataataaacatagaCTACGAAGAGGACTCAGTCAAATGCGAAATGAAAATAGAGGAAAG GTGGATAATATTCAAACTGATGAAAGTGATTCCAGTATTAAATTACCACGTAGttcaaaaaatgatgaaaaaattgatgatcatCAATATGTGACAAAAGCTGATTTGAAATCat tTGCTGCCGACCTTATTTCACAATTTAATGAGAGTCAAGTttccaaaaaacaaaaaatgtcccACAAAGATCAGGACTCAcctgatgatttaaaaatttcatcaaaatcatcatctcACAAAAAAGAA aataataataataataataataataataataataataataataataataataataataataataataataataataataataataataataataataataat aataataataataataataataataataataataataataataataataataataataataataataataataataataataataataataataataataataataataataataataataat